One genomic region from Haloprofundus salinisoli encodes:
- a CDS encoding KTSC domain-containing protein, whose amino-acid sequence MKAVTKDGREVECAEVREHDHGVMLYDGDDRQVGYVPYESLEHVVRTRLPVSSSSLRSVGYDEDEETLELEFHSGGVYEYEGVAEETYEELLHASSRGRYFHENVRGEHDYRRIL is encoded by the coding sequence ATGAAAGCGGTGACGAAGGACGGACGCGAAGTAGAGTGCGCCGAGGTACGCGAACACGACCACGGGGTGATGCTGTACGACGGCGACGACCGGCAGGTCGGGTACGTCCCGTACGAGAGCCTCGAACACGTCGTGCGGACCCGGTTGCCGGTCAGTTCCAGCAGTCTTCGGAGCGTCGGTTACGACGAAGACGAGGAAACGCTCGAACTCGAGTTCCACAGCGGCGGCGTCTACGAGTACGAGGGCGTCGCCGAGGAGACGTACGAAGAACTCCTCCACGCGTCCTCTCGCGGACGATACTTCCACGAAAACGTTCGCGGCGAGCACGACTACCGACGGATTCTGTAG
- a CDS encoding ERCC4 domain-containing protein: protein MQVSISVDDREPSTLVSAVRAHEDVAAVNVSRLASGDIVVGDARETPVRADGSLDSDAAVLVAFERKTVRDYASSVFRRSGTTLGDQVEHMNAAYPHSYVLLEGNLTDVDALGDRASAVRGSMASITARDATPVIPCGTQRLLVDVAVRIGRKHLESPSTRPLRAGAVANLNEPVTKRMYGCIAGVGTETAAALYDAYPTVESVLSATVSDLQRIEGVGEVRARAIHEAFRSRE, encoded by the coding sequence ATGCAGGTGTCGATTTCGGTCGACGACAGGGAGCCGTCGACGCTCGTCTCGGCAGTCCGTGCACACGAGGACGTCGCGGCAGTGAACGTCTCACGACTCGCCTCGGGCGACATCGTCGTCGGCGACGCCCGCGAGACGCCGGTCCGCGCCGACGGGTCGCTCGACTCCGACGCGGCGGTCCTCGTGGCGTTCGAGCGAAAGACGGTGCGCGACTACGCCAGCTCGGTGTTTCGGCGCTCCGGAACTACGCTGGGTGACCAAGTCGAGCACATGAACGCGGCCTACCCGCACTCGTACGTCCTGCTCGAGGGGAACCTCACCGACGTGGACGCGCTCGGCGACCGCGCCAGCGCGGTTCGCGGGTCGATGGCCTCCATCACCGCCCGCGACGCGACGCCCGTGATTCCGTGCGGGACGCAGCGACTCCTCGTCGACGTCGCGGTTCGAATCGGGCGCAAGCACCTCGAATCGCCGTCGACTCGGCCGCTCCGCGCCGGCGCGGTGGCGAATCTGAACGAACCGGTGACGAAGCGGATGTACGGCTGTATCGCCGGGGTCGGCACCGAGACGGCGGCGGCGCTGTACGACGCCTACCCAACGGTCGAATCGGTTCTCTCGGCGACCGTCTCGGACCTCCAGCGAATCGAGGGTGTCGGCGAGGTGCGGGCGCGAGCCAT